The proteins below come from a single Thalassomonas actiniarum genomic window:
- a CDS encoding condensin complex protein MksE, with protein sequence MNNFGLNHIASQAIYKDLISGKMINETEYVDGELVQSTKYRELVNDIDKYQELYTLLGFTLKNLDGVSYFITRPDKADEFNDTAANVQTILLILSRGIGKQGIAPGILFDEKSGISNKLVDEIGAETEAAQILKACGIKQPLSQPLNNTLLERGLMFKNLDDRYVLSSAGQAMFNRLFSTD encoded by the coding sequence ATGAATAATTTTGGCTTAAACCACATTGCTTCTCAAGCCATTTATAAAGACTTAATCTCGGGCAAGATGATTAATGAAACTGAGTATGTAGATGGAGAATTAGTCCAATCTACAAAGTACAGAGAGTTGGTGAATGATATTGATAAATATCAAGAACTTTATACGCTATTGGGTTTTACTCTTAAAAATTTAGATGGTGTTTCTTACTTTATTACACGACCTGATAAGGCCGATGAATTTAATGATACTGCGGCAAATGTGCAAACAATTCTATTAATACTCTCTAGAGGTATAGGAAAGCAAGGGATTGCACCTGGTATTCTTTTTGATGAAAAATCAGGTATATCTAACAAGCTTGTAGATGAAATAGGTGCGGAAACAGAAGCTGCTCAAATTCTAAAGGCGTGTGGTATAAAACAACCATTAAGCCAACCTCTCAACAATACGCTTTTGGAACGTGGTTTAATGTTTAAAAACTTAGATGATAGATATGTATTATCAAGCGCTGGTCAAGCAATGTTTAATCGCTTATTTTCGACGGATTAA